A region of the Deltaproteobacteria bacterium genome:
TGCCTGCGGGGACCACGATGACCGGCTCGTTGCGGGCGAAAATCCGCGGCGCGTCGATGAGACCCGCCGCCTCCAACGGGCGAAGCTGCCCTCCGTCCGCCGACGCGAAGACATCGGCTCCGGCGCCGTGCTCGATCTGGGTACGCAGCTCCTGCGAGCCCGCGAAGTTGAAGACGACCTTCGCGGCAGGCTGGGAGCTCTCGAAGCGGCGGCCCAATTCCTCGAACGCATCGCGGAGCGAGCTGGCGGCAAAGACGACCAGTTCGGCCGCGGCGATGGATGCGAAGGCCGTCATTCGGCACCGATGTCGCGTAATCACGACATCGTGTCAAGCGCACATTACGGCAATTCGGTGACCAGATGTCCGGACCGGCGCGTGTCGTAGCCGCCGAGAGTCGCCAGCTCGCGGCGGAAGGCGCGCCCTTCCAGGGTCTCGACGATTCGGGCAGCCCGCGGATCGCTGCTCCACTCCTTGGGAAAGACCAGGTCGAACCGCTCTTCCGAAAGCGGAACGAAGTGCAGTCCGTGGGCGACCGCCGCGCTGCGCGCGACCACCCCGGCATCGGCGGCTCCCATCGCCACGGCCTGCGCCACCTGGAGGTGACCGCCGAGAAGGCGATCGTAGCCCTGCACGTCGGAGGGGGGAACTCCAGCCTTCCGGAGAAGGCGATCGAGGAGCCTGCGCGCTCCGGCGCCCGGCTCGCGGTTCACGATGCGGACGCCGGGCCGGGCGATGTCCGCCGGCTTGCGGATCCGACGCGGGTTTCCCGGAGCGACCGCGAAACCTTCTTCGAGGTGCGCGAAGGTCACTACGACCATCGGCCTGCCGGCGAGAGCGCGGCGCACGAACGGGACGTTGAAGTCTCGCGCCTCCTCGTCGAAGAGGTGTGCGCCGGCGACGTGCGCCTCACCGCGTCCCAGGCTGGCGAGGGCGGCATCGCTGGAGGCGGGAATCCAGCAGACCCTCTGTCCGGTCCAGCGGTCCGCGACGTGTCCACAGAGCACGGCGAGGCCAGGATCGCATCCGGTGAGCAACACGTTGGCTTCCACCGCCTCCCGCGGGCGAAGAAGTCGGAGCCGGCCGTGGACCAGCACGGCGTCGGCGGCAGTGATGACGGCGAGGGGATCGTCGAGGCGCAGAGGGTGCGCGATCCAGCGGCCAGCGACTCTCCCTGCCAGCGCCCGCCGCGATCCCCGGGCCGGCGACGCGAGCCCGGAGCGGATCACGTCGCCCTCCTCCCGCAGCCAGAAGAGGTCCTCGACGCGGCAACCGAGGGTGCGCGCGAGGTTCAGCGCGATGGCCGTGGAAGGCTGGGCACGTCCGGCTTCGAGCGCGCTCAGAGTCTGCCGGCTGATCCCGGCCCGTGCGGCCACCTCCCCCTGCTTCAGGCCACTCCGCTGGCGCGCGCGCCGCAGGCCGCTCTCGAGCGTCGGCATGCACGACGTGTGACGCGCCCGGCTGCTGGATGTCAACGCCTCGCTGCTGCCTCCCCCGTGAAACGCGGCGTGCGGTGTGGACCTGCTTTCCCGTCCCTGCCCCCACCCGCAGGAAGTTGCGCCACCTCGGGTGTTGCGCGTCAATGCAGGGGTGCCAAATGCGCCGCAACTCCACGCGGATCAGGAAGCCGTGGTCGTCGAGGACGATCCGGACGCGCGGCGGCTGGTCGCGACGTGCCTGCGCCGGCTCGGGCTGCGCGTGCATGAGGCGGCCAGCGGCGCCGAGGCGCAAGTCCTGCTCGAGCGGGCGATCCCGGACCTGATCTGCCTCGATCTGCGTCTTCCGGACGCGAGCGGCCTGACCCTGTGCGAGCACATCCGGGCCACGCCGCGGCTGCGCGACGTCCCGGTCGTGGTCATCACCGCGCTGACGCGGCCGATCGACCGGGCGCAGGCGGAAGTGGCCGGCGCCGACGAATACATGACCAAGCCCTTCCGCGCCGACGTCCTGGTCGATTCCGTCCGCGAATTGATCGCTCTTTCGGCGGTCGCTCCGAGCTGACTCAGGCCCGCAGCGCGCGGACGCGCTCCGCGGGCGCCTGCCCCACCTCCTTCCTGGCGGCCGCTTCGGGCGCGCTCCCGGCCCGATGCGCAATCTTCCCGGATGGCGGACATCAAGAATCGCGGCGTGAACCAGGGACAACCGGGCGGAGCGCCCATCGGAAGCAGGCAGGGCGGAGCGCCGGATCGCGAAAACGAGACCGATCTCAACGAGACCGGGCGGCCGCATCGTTCGCGTACGGAGCGGGACGAACTGTCGCGCAATCCGGACCTGAACCAGGCCGACAATTCGCGCGGCTCGCAGGATCAGACGCAGGGATCGCAGACGGGAAACGACATCGACCTGATTCCGGAACCCTGATATCCGCGAGGGTTCTGGACAAACCAGGCCCCCTCGAATTGCCGTTTCCGGACAGCCTCTGCCACCGCTGCGCTGCGCCGCCGCGCTACATCCGCACGCGCACGAGCGTCTTCATCTTCTGCCCCCTGGTTCCTGAGCGATACCCGCGCCAGCCGGTGCGCGAGTGCGCCTGGTTCCGGCCGAAAGCCGACACCTGATCCGCGAAGGCTCTACAGCCAGGTCTCGACCAGCGCCGGATCGTCCTCTGCTGCGCGGGGAACGCGGATCAAACCGCGGCGCGCAAGTGCTGCACGCGCATCGTGCAGGTTTTGGAAGAGCTGCCACTCCGCGGGAAGGAGACCATCGTCCTCGACCAGGACCTTGCGGACGGCACAGCCGTCCGGGTGATCGACAGGATGGTCATAGACGCTCCAGATCTCCACGGCACCACTGTAGGCGACCGCCCCGCGAGCGCCAGAAAACTACTGCATCTTGCGGTAGACGCCGACGACCACGCCGATGATCTGCGTCTCGCGGAAATCCTCCCTGCTGACGTAGATGGGCTTGAGGCGGGGGTTGGAGGGCTGGAACCGGACCCGATCGCCCTCGGGATAGAAGCGCTTGACCGTGGCCTCGTCCTCGATCATGGCGACGACGATCTCGCCAGCCCCGGCGTGAAGCTGCTTGCGCACGAAGATGTAATCGCCGTCGAAGATCCCGTCGCCGATCATCGAGTCGCCCGACACGCGCAGGGCAAAGACCTTCCTTCCCCCGTCGCCCAGCAGGACGCTGTCGATGCGCACGTGATCGGTGATGTTCTCCTGGGCCAGGATGGGCTCGCCTGCGGCGACCTTGCCGACCACCGGGACCTCGACGACGTCGCCGTCGCCGACGGCGGAAAGCTCACGCCGGGCAAGGCGGGGGAAGCGACCGGCCTGCGATCGGCCGCCCTCGATGACGCTGAGCGCGCGGCTCTTCAGCTCGCCCCGCAGCAGGTATCCCTTGCGCTCGAGGGCCTTGAGGTGGTCGTTCACGCCGTTCGTCGAGCGGATGCCGAAGTGCTCGCCGATCTCCCGGATGGTGGGCGGATAGCCCTGGTCCTGGATGCTCTTCTTGATGAAGGAGAGGATTTTTTCCTGGCGATCGGTCAGCGATTCCGTCATGGCCCGCGCACGGTACTGAACATGTGCACCACTGGTCAAGTTTTCAGCCCTCAGGGGGCGACGCGGTACACGCGCACGGGTCCGGTGTCCGGGCGGGCGGCGATGTAGAGGAACTCCTTGCTGCTCATGGAAAGCCCATGCGCGTCGACGATGTGGGTCAAGCCGGCTCCCAGCCCGGCCGGAGCGACGAGCGTGAAATCCGGGATCTGCGAGGGCGTCGGATCCGTGGACCCGTAGATCCGGATGCCGCCCGGAGAGTCGTAGCCGACGTAGACGTGCTGGGAGGTCGCAACCAGCAACGATACCGTCGTGAGCGTGCCGATGTTCATCTGCGACAGCTGGGGATCGCCGGACGAGTTGCGGGCGATGAGGCTCCAATCGGAAGGACCGCACACGTTGGAACTGGGATTGCAGCCCCAGAGTTGCGGGCCCGCTGTGGTGTTCCGCGCCAGGTAGAGCCTTCCTCCGGAGGCGGTCATCTGCGGGATCGCCTTGTCGGAGGGAACGAAGTCGGAGGACTTGCCGACCGGCGTCACGACGACGGGCGATTTCGCCGTCCATTCCGGGTTGGTCGGCGCGCACGCGACCCACGTCGATCCGTTGTACCGCGAGCAGCCGCCGCCGTTGAAAGACCCATCGTTCGCGGCGTAAAGCCAGCCGCTGAACGCGATCATGGAGTCGATCATGCCGGTGCTGATCGACTTGAGCGCTTGCGGCGTGGGCACGATCGCGAGCGAGGGATTGAGGGGCTGCGTCGAGTCCGTCGGAAGACCGGTCATCTTCAGGAGGACGGGACTTCCCGAGCCGCCCCCGTCTACGAAGCCGACGTACAAGGCGGTTCCCAGCGCCGCGACAGCCGTCGTCCCGCGCGTCCCTCCGCCCGCATTCACAGCGACGAACGGGAACTGCGGCGTGGTTCCGGTATCGGTCGTCAGGTAGATGTGCTTGAGCAGGCTGCTCTGGCGCGCGCCGGCAGCGAAGAGCCATTCTCTTCCGCTCAGGACCACGGAACTGAAGAGACCGCGACCGTCCTCGTCGTCCGGTCCGCACTCCAGGGTGTCCGGCGTGCACCCGAGTGAACCGAGCGAGGGAAAGGCCGTCGGCGTCGGCGAGACGGAGTTCTTGATGTTCCCGAAATCGGTTTCGAATCCGAACCGCACGGTTTCCGTCGCCGTGCCGTCATACTTCATCCGCACCGCGGTCGCGCCGTCGCCGCTGGGGCCGAGATAGACGCGGCCGGCGTAGGAGAAAACGTAGGCGAAGGAGGAGCCGTCGGCGAACGGGTCGGACGAGACCGGCACGGCATCGCCGATCTGCGTGGCGCCGCTCGCGCTCGCCGTGACCGGGTTGCCGGATCGCGCGTCGGTCCCGGTAGCGGAGACGTCGAACTGCACGTCTCCGCGCGCGGAAGCCGTATACGTCCAGCTGAACATGACGGTTTGTCCCGCCAGAACGTCGGCAGCGGACGGAGGCGTCGACTGCAGCGTCACCCCGCCAGTTCCCGATACCGCGATCGAAGGCTGCACCGAGAGGGCGTCGACGATCCCGGGGTTGTCGAGCTGCAGCGAGACCGTGAACGTCTCGTTGGGCAGCGCGCCGGGAGGAATCGACAGCGAGGGAATGAGCAGGGCGACGGCCCTGAAGATGATGACGGTCCACTGCATCGGACCGACGGACACCGCCGCTCCGCCGGTCGAGTCTGTTCCGGCGCCAGAGGATCCGAGCGTTGCCGTTCCTTCGTCCGTCCCTTGAACGGTCCAGACGAGCTTCCGGGTCGCGCCCGCGGGGATGTCCTGCGGATCGGGCGGCGAGACGACGGTGACGAAGGCGGGCGCGGTGAGGGGATCGAATTGCACGGCGAGCGCGTCCGAACCGCCGTCGTTCATGATGTCGGCGGAGATGTCGAAGGTCGGACCGGCGGGTTGGCTGGGAGGCGCGGTTAGCGAAACGATCGTCAGGTGGGCCGGGGTGACGACGCGCACCGACGCGTTCGCCTCGGCGCTGACGATGCTGTGGTCGACCTCGTCCGTGCCGGCGAACGGGAGCGTCAGGTCGAGGACTCCGGGCGCGCTCGCCTGCGCGTGCCAGGTGAAGGGGTGGGACGCGCCTCCCTGGATGTCGACGGTTTCGGGCGGCGGCTGCAGCGTAGCCGGCGGTCCGGAGACGATCGCGGGGCCCGCGCTGACGGCGAGCGCCGACATCCCGCCCGGGTTCGAAACGGTCACGTTGACCGTCACGTCGTCGCCGACGAGAACGCGCGCCGGAGCACTGGCCGTCGCAGCGAGCGAGGCGGGCTGGGCGGCGTCTACCTGGAAGACGCCATCGATGGAGCCACGGCCGTACGGCCCTTCCAGCGACAGGCCGTACATGCCGGGCGCCAGGGCGCCGGGGACGGTCGCGGAGATGGTGTGCGTATCCACCCAGCGCACGTCGCGGAGCTCCACGGCGCCGAGGAATGCACGGAAACCGGCATCGACTTCGATCCGGCTTCCGCTGCCGAGCTGCTGCGCCACCGAAGGTGTGAACCCGTCGCCGTGGAGCAGCACCGGGGTATCGCGGCCGGCGTAGGCCGCGGGTGGGTCCACCGCGGACGGTGCGGGCGGAGACGGCGAGGCGGAGATGCGCGTGCAGGCGGCCGCGAGGAACAGGGCGCTAGCGCGTCTCAAGGCGCACCCCCGCGAAGAGCGACACTGTCCGCAGCGGACCGGAGAGGATCGACAGGCCGGGGCTCGTGATCCAGCCTGCCCGGGCTTCGAGGAACGGGATGAGCCGACCCATCCGGCGTTCCGCGCCGACGGCGGCGTGCAAGCCCGGAGCGAAGGCGAATCCGCGGCGGGTACCGGCGTCGGCTACCCTGACGCGTGTCCAGTAGGCGGCGGCCGAAGGTCCTCCGCCGACCCAGATCGCGTTCTCTTCGCCGAGCTGCCGTCGCCACGAGGCCGTCAGGTGCAGCAGCACGAGATCCAGGGAGGAATCGGCGGCCAGGTTCGTCCCGCCGGCGCTCACCAGATCCGACTGGCTGCGATGCGCGTAGTCCAGCTCGGCGGCCAGCTGCAGCTGCGGGCCCAGCCGGTCGGTTCGCAGCGCCGCCGCCACCCCGATCAACGGGGTCGAGAATCCCGAGAAATTGGAGAACATCCCCACCTTCGCGCTCACGGCGCCGGAAGTGAGATTCGGGATCAGCGTCACTTGCGCCCGGCCGACGGTGGGGCCGACGCGCAACGCGAGCTCCGTCTCGGCCGGCGCGCGCAGCAGCGGCGGCACGTAGCTCGCGTACAGCGTCCCGTCGCGCTCTTCGAGCTCGGCGTGTCCCTGGCCTGCGGACAGCTCCGACTGCACTCCCGAGACGGAATTTCCGTACTTGTCGCGGAGGTGGACGGCAAGCCGCAGCGCGGTCAAACCGTCAGCGACGATGGCCTCGTTGGGGCGATCGAACGAGATCGACTCCAAAGGGCCGGGGACGAGGGGAAGCGTCCGCGCCACCGATGCCCCGGCGCCGCGCGCACGCACTTCCACCGCCTTGCGCTCGCCGAACGCGGGCTCCAGCGACAGCGAAAGATCCCACTCCCCGGGTGCCGATGCGGTCGCGGTCAGCTGGCCGGCACTCGTTTCGAACGCGACGTCTTCGCCCGGTGGATTCCCCGCTGCGTCACGCGCGCTCACGTGGAGGTGCGCGCGCGGATCGTCGGCGCGGATCCGCTCGCGATCGGCGGAGATGGCGATGCGGGATGCGGGCCCTCCTCCGAGGATGAGCGCGGCCTCGGCGACGAAACCGGGCGCATCGTCGAGGGCGGCGCTGACGCGGACGTCCCCTGGCGCCCCGGCAGCCAGCGAGAGCCATGCCTCGTAGAGTCCGGATGCGCGCTCGCGGAGTGCCGAGAGATCGCCCCGCGTCGCGCGCAACCTCACCGCCGCTCCCGAGCGGGGCGCACCCTGCGGATTCACCACCACCACGTAGACGATGGCGGTCTGGGCACGGTCCGCGGTGAGGGTGGTCTGGCCGAAGGCAATATGGATGGTGCGCGAGGGCGGCACGCGCAGGGGAATGATGCGCTTTCCGTGGTGCGCTTCGTACACGCCGGGTGGCACGACGACGGGGACGACCGCGTTTCCATGCGCATCCGCGACCACCGGCCCGAACGTCTGCGAGCCGATGTCGACGCTGATCCGCCCGCGCGGCCGCGTCTTGACCACGGCGTCTCCTTCAGCCCACAGCGGGATCGCCAGCCACGCCACTTCACCGCCGGCCGCCGCCGTCAAGATCGCCACCTGCGGAATCGCGTCGTCCGGCGGCACGTACTGCGCTTCCCAGATGCCATCCCGGGCGCGATGCAGGCCCTCGATCGTTCCCACGCTGGCGGCGATTGCGGGCTTTGCGTCCGCCTGCACCCGCACCGCCGCGCGCGCGTCGCTGCCGAGCCTCATCAACGAGGGCTCCACTGAGAGCGCCAGGGCGAGGAGGGCCGCTCCCGTCACGGTCCCTTCTTCCTCCAGCGGATGGCGAAGTCCTTGATGCGGGCCACGCTTCCGCCAGGCCCGCAGGGCACCATCTTCGTGGTTTCCCGTCCGCCGGCATCCCGGATGGAGACCACCACGCTGGTCTTGTCCGGTGCGGCAGGAACACGCACGCGGAAGCGTCCGTCCTCCGCCACTGCCGCCGGGGCGCCATCCACGAGGACTTCCGCTCCGGACGGCGAGGTCCCTTCGACTTCCGCGCACAATCCCTCGCGCTCCTGCGCAGCGGCGGCATCCGCCACCTTGAGCAGCAGCCGGGCGGCAATCGGCTCTGCTCCGGACGGCGGCTTTCCCGCGACGGCGATGGACTGCGTGCCGGCCCGGACCTCGATGGTCTTGCCGTGGGAGCTCAGGTTGACCGCGCCGGTCTCGGTCGCGATCGCTACGGCCGTGCCAGTGGAGAGGACGCCGAACCGCGCCCCTTGCGTCTCCGCCACCGCTCCGCCATCGGCGCTCTCGATGCGGAGCAGGCGGGCTCCGTCCGCCTGGTAGTCGACGGCGATGCGGCCGCGCGTCAGCTTGAACCGGTGCACTTTCTCGGTGATCTCGCGCACCGTCAGCTGCGTTCCCTCGGCGATGGTGAGGCGGCTGCGCGCGCCCAGTTGCAGGTCCGTCCGGCCACCGCGTCCGGTGCGGACCGAATCGTCGGCGCGCAGGCGCTGGCCGACGGCGAGGGCGGAAGTGCCGCCGGTCGGCGACAAGCGGACGACGTCGCCGGCCACCGCGACGACGATGGCCTCGTCGACCTTCGGATCCTCCGCCGCGTGCGCCAGCGCCGCGCCGGCAGGAGGGCGATACAGCGTCCCGCGGAACACCAGCCAGGCGCTGCCGAGCAGGACGGCGAGAACGGCCGCCGCCTCGACGATCGTCCGGACGGGTCCGCGCCGCGCCATCATCCCTCCGCCATCTCGATCGCGAATTCGGTGACCGCCCACGGCAGTCGCCGCGCCTCGCCCGGCTCCACGAGGCGCACGTCGCCGCCGGTCCGCTGCATCGCCTGCCGCGCGATGTGCAGCCCCAACCCCGTCCCGCGCCCCGGCGCTTTGGTGGTGAAGCGCGCGTCGAACACCCGCGCCGCGTGCTCCGGCGCGATTCCACATCCTTCGTCGCTGATCCGGACCTGCAGTGGACCGCGGAGCACCCGGACGGCCACCCGGCGGTTGCCGCCTCCGGCGTCCTCGACGGCGTCCACGGCATTGACCAGCACGTTGATCAGCGCGTGCAGCAGCGCCGTCGTGGATCCGAGCGCGTGATGGGGGGCCTCGCGCTGCCACTCGAACCGCGGACCGAGACGCCGCACGCGCCACGCCACCAGATCGACGGCGCGCTGCACCACGCTCTCGACGGCAAATTTCGACGCTGCCGCGGGCTCCGGAGCGAAGAGCTGCTGATAGCTGCGGAACAGCTCCTCGAGCCGCACGACCTGCGTGGCCACCATCTGCCAGTCGTCCAGATCGGTGACCTCGGAGCCGACACGGCGGGAGATCAGCTCCAGTCCCGCCTTGATGCCGACCAGCGGATGGCGCATCTCGTGGATGAGGCCCGGCCCGAGGAGCTCTGCCTCCTCGATTCGCGCCCGCTCGCTCACGGCGGTCCCTGTCCGCTTGGGCCGGTTCATCGCAGGTGCGCCGCCGCCGCCGCCGCGGGGAGGACGATGGTGAACGTCGCGCCCTGTCCTTCGGCGCTATCGACGAGAAGCTTGCCGTGGTGGGCTTCCACGATGCTGTGCGAGATGGAGAGCCCGAGCCCGACTCCCCCCGGGCCCTCCTTGGTCGTGAAGAACGGGTCGAAGATCCGGTCGCGCATCGCCTTGGGGATTCCCCTGCCCGTGTCGGTCACGGAGAGCTTGAGCGCATCGCCGTTCACGTCGCTGAGCGTGACCTTGAGCCTTCCTCCCTCCGGCATCGCCGAGATCGCGTTCTGCACGATGTGCGCGATCGCCTCCTGCATCTGCGCCGGATCGCCCTGCGCATCGCAGCTCTTGATCTCGGTGGCGAGCTCGATCCCCTTCTCGCGCATTTGCCGTTCGTAGAGATCGAGGGCGGCGAGCACCGAGGAGTGGAGGGGAAAGCGACGCCCCGGCTGCGTGCGCTCCTGATCGGCGAACGTTCGCAGGTTGCCGACGATGCTGGAGATCCTGCGCGCCTGCTCCTGCAGGGTGCGGAGCTGCTCTTCGTGGGGAGTTCCCTCGAGCTCCTTGCGAAGCAGCGCCGCGATGCCGGTGATGGCGGTGATCGGATTGTTCAGCTCGTGCGCCATTCCGGCGCCCAGCGAGCCGAGCGCGGCGAGGCGCCGGGCGCGGAGGATCTGATCCTGCGCCACCTTGAGCTCGGCGGTCCGCTCGTCGACGCGCTGTTGAAGCTCGCCGTTCCAGCGGCGGATCTCCTCGTCGCGCCGCACGATCTCGCCCGCCATCTGGTTGAACGAGCGCGCCAGCTCGCCGATCTCGTCGTCGCTGTCCACCTCCGCGGCCTGGGCACGGCCGAGCCGGAGCGCCTGCACGCCTTCGCGCAGCCGGTTGACCGGCTCGGTGACGCGACGGGAGAAGAGCACGCCGAGCGTCAGCACGAGGAGCAGCGAGACCGCGACCCAGAAGAGCGTGTACTGCCGCACCACCGCCGCCGGGCGCAGCGCCATCTCGGCGCGCTGGGCGACCACCACCATCCACCCGAGGGTACCGACGGGCGCGGCGCTGGCCAGCCAGCGTTCGCCGTCGGCTCGGACGATCACGCGGGCCGCGGCTCCGCCGGAGAGGAGATCGCGCTCGTCCGCCGACAGCTCGACGTGATACGGCTGGGCGAGGACGGTGCCGCCGCGCGTGGCGACGTATGCGAAGGTGCCACCCTGTGAAGTCTGCCGCATCTGGCGGCCGAGCTGGGCGAGGGAAAGCTCCGCCGCCAGGATTCGGTCGCCGGCGAGACGCAGCGCGATGGGAAGGCGCATCGATCCGTCGCGCGCTGCGTACGGAGCGCCGATGGCGGTGCCGACCTGGACGGCGAGGCGCACCGGCGCCTCTCGCTCGAGGATCTCCAGCTCGGGGACCGGACGGCCGTTGCCGGTTTCGTAGACCGCGGGACCGCCGGGGATCCAGACGGCGTCGACGAATTCGAGCTGCCGGTACGGAATGCGCAGCACGCTCGCGAGCTCGTCGCCCGAGAGATCGCGAAGTGGCAAGATGGTGGCCGACAGGCGCAGGCTCTCCGCGGCCTGCGCGACGAACCGCTCGCAGGCGCGAGCCGCCTCCTCCGCCACCCGGGCCTGAGCCGAGGCAACGGTGCGCTCCACTTCGGCGCGGTTGACGGAGAACGACAGCGATCCGACCACCGCTGCCGGCACCACGCCGACGAGGGCCAGCATGGCGAAAATCTTGCTGCGAAATTGCACGTCGGCGCGCCCCCTCGCGACCGTCGAGCATAGGGCTCGCTTCAAAGTCGCAGCAAGAAAGGGGCGGGTACGTCCGGCCGCGGAAATTCAGGGAAAAGTCCTACCTCAGCGGCTCTGCGCGTGACGCGCCAATGCCAGATGCTCCTCCAGCTTTTCCTCGATGCGCCGCAGCTCGCCGCGGTCGGCGCCGCCGGCGCCGCGAATGTGGCGGAGGTCGTCGAGCAGCGCCTCGCCGGAAAGAAGGACCTCGCGGCCCGCGGCCTTGCTGGCGACGAGCCTGGAAAGCAGATGCAGCGAGCGCCGGCGCAAGTCGGAAGTCGCGTGTCGCACCCGCGCCTGGAGGACCTCGAGCGGCGTCGCCTGTTCATGTCCTGCGGCGGCGACCTCGTCGTCCGGCGGATCGTTTGCCGCTTCGCTCCCCACCAGCCGCAGCTGCGGGGCGGCGCTGCGCCTCTCGTACTGCGCCTTCATCTGGCGGAGCGCATCGTCGATGCGCGCCGCGATGCGGTCGAGATCGTCGAACGGCTTCGCAATGTAGTCGACCGCTCCGAGGCGAAGCGCCTCCACCGCGCTCTCCGTCGTCGCGTAAGCGGTCATGACGATGCAGGCGCAATGCGGCTGCGACTGACGCACGCGGCGGACGATCTCAATCCCGTCGAGGCCGGGCAGGTTCTTGTCCGCGAGCACGCAACCGAACTCCTCGCGCTCGATGAACGCCAAGGCCTCTTCGGCGTTGCGCGCCAGGCGCGTCGAGAGGCCCTTCTCGCCGAGAACGCGCTGGAAGACATCGAGGACGACGGGCTCGTCGTCGATCACCAGCACGGAGGAGAAGGTCGGAGCAGGCGGCATTGCCCGAATCCTAGAGGCGGCTTCCTGTAGAGTTCAAGCAACGCTGCACCCACCCCGGGTCCACTTGGGGTATAGCGGGGGCAATGCTGCGCGCGAGTCAGGCGGTTCGTCTCGGCTTTCGCGCCGCCTCGCGGAATCCGGAGCTTTCCTTCGCGAAGGCCCTCGTCGACCAGGGTGGGAACCTGCT
Encoded here:
- a CDS encoding helix-turn-helix domain-containing protein → MPTLESGLRRARQRSGLKQGEVAARAGISRQTLSALEAGRAQPSTAIALNLARTLGCRVEDLFWLREEGDVIRSGLASPARGSRRALAGRVAGRWIAHPLRLDDPLAVITAADAVLVHGRLRLLRPREAVEANVLLTGCDPGLAVLCGHVADRWTGQRVCWIPASSDAALASLGRGEAHVAGAHLFDEEARDFNVPFVRRALAGRPMVVVTFAHLEEGFAVAPGNPRRIRKPADIARPGVRIVNREPGAGARRLLDRLLRKAGVPPSDVQGYDRLLGGHLQVAQAVAMGAADAGVVARSAAVAHGLHFVPLSEERFDLVFPKEWSSDPRAARIVETLEGRAFRRELATLGGYDTRRSGHLVTELP
- a CDS encoding response regulator, which encodes MDLLSRPCPHPQEVAPPRVLRVNAGVPNAPQLHADQEAVVVEDDPDARRLVATCLRRLGLRVHEAASGAEAQVLLERAIPDLICLDLRLPDASGLTLCEHIRATPRLRDVPVVVITALTRPIDRAQAEVAGADEYMTKPFRADVLVDSVRELIALSAVAPS
- the lexA gene encoding transcriptional repressor LexA, whose product is MTESLTDRQEKILSFIKKSIQDQGYPPTIREIGEHFGIRSTNGVNDHLKALERKGYLLRGELKSRALSVIEGGRSQAGRFPRLARRELSAVGDGDVVEVPVVGKVAAGEPILAQENITDHVRIDSVLLGDGGRKVFALRVSGDSMIGDGIFDGDYIFVRKQLHAGAGEIVVAMIEDEATVKRFYPEGDRVRFQPSNPRLKPIYVSREDFRETQIIGVVVGVYRKMQ
- a CDS encoding FecR domain-containing protein; amino-acid sequence: MMARRGPVRTIVEAAAVLAVLLGSAWLVFRGTLYRPPAGAALAHAAEDPKVDEAIVVAVAGDVVRLSPTGGTSALAVGQRLRADDSVRTGRGGRTDLQLGARSRLTIAEGTQLTVREITEKVHRFKLTRGRIAVDYQADGARLLRIESADGGAVAETQGARFGVLSTGTAVAIATETGAVNLSSHGKTIEVRAGTQSIAVAGKPPSGAEPIAARLLLKVADAAAAQEREGLCAEVEGTSPSGAEVLVDGAPAAVAEDGRFRVRVPAAPDKTSVVVSIRDAGGRETTKMVPCGPGGSVARIKDFAIRWRKKGP
- a CDS encoding HAMP domain-containing histidine kinase, which produces MNRPKRTGTAVSERARIEEAELLGPGLIHEMRHPLVGIKAGLELISRRVGSEVTDLDDWQMVATQVVRLEELFRSYQQLFAPEPAAASKFAVESVVQRAVDLVAWRVRRLGPRFEWQREAPHHALGSTTALLHALINVLVNAVDAVEDAGGGNRRVAVRVLRGPLQVRISDEGCGIAPEHAARVFDARFTTKAPGRGTGLGLHIARQAMQRTGGDVRLVEPGEARRLPWAVTEFAIEMAEG
- a CDS encoding sensor histidine kinase, with protein sequence MQFRSKIFAMLALVGVVPAAVVGSLSFSVNRAEVERTVASAQARVAEEAARACERFVAQAAESLRLSATILPLRDLSGDELASVLRIPYRQLEFVDAVWIPGGPAVYETGNGRPVPELEILEREAPVRLAVQVGTAIGAPYAARDGSMRLPIALRLAGDRILAAELSLAQLGRQMRQTSQGGTFAYVATRGGTVLAQPYHVELSADERDLLSGGAAARVIVRADGERWLASAAPVGTLGWMVVVAQRAEMALRPAAVVRQYTLFWVAVSLLLVLTLGVLFSRRVTEPVNRLREGVQALRLGRAQAAEVDSDDEIGELARSFNQMAGEIVRRDEEIRRWNGELQQRVDERTAELKVAQDQILRARRLAALGSLGAGMAHELNNPITAITGIAALLRKELEGTPHEEQLRTLQEQARRISSIVGNLRTFADQERTQPGRRFPLHSSVLAALDLYERQMREKGIELATEIKSCDAQGDPAQMQEAIAHIVQNAISAMPEGGRLKVTLSDVNGDALKLSVTDTGRGIPKAMRDRIFDPFFTTKEGPGGVGLGLSISHSIVEAHHGKLLVDSAEGQGATFTIVLPAAAAAAHLR
- a CDS encoding response regulator: MPPAPTFSSVLVIDDEPVVLDVFQRVLGEKGLSTRLARNAEEALAFIEREEFGCVLADKNLPGLDGIEIVRRVRQSQPHCACIVMTAYATTESAVEALRLGAVDYIAKPFDDLDRIAARIDDALRQMKAQYERRSAAPQLRLVGSEAANDPPDDEVAAAGHEQATPLEVLQARVRHATSDLRRRSLHLLSRLVASKAAGREVLLSGEALLDDLRHIRGAGGADRGELRRIEEKLEEHLALARHAQSR